A segment of the Lycium ferocissimum isolate CSIRO_LF1 chromosome 5, AGI_CSIRO_Lferr_CH_V1, whole genome shotgun sequence genome:
TTTGCTGTTCTCATCGAACCAAAGGCATTTGTTGTATTATCAGATCTCATTGTTTCTAGGTATATTCTTCGCGAGAATGCATTTTCTTATGACAAGGTTTTGTACTATgacttctctctttctccctcTCTCCAGCCCCTCctcctccccccaccccccagaAAACCTCCTAGCCCTTTTGTTCTTTGCAACTCTTGTGTGCATTCTTTAACATATCTAAGGTCATGCCTGCACTTGTATATACTCATATCTTAACTTGCCTCTATCAAAAGTAAATTATCTAAATTGCTTATTAGCTTTGGTTATATTTGCAATTCAATATCGCAAAATGTCAAGTATTAATGGAACCTTTAGACAACTAGTAGTTGCTCCTTGGTTCTTTATTAGGTTAGTTACTATGTTATATGGTGCATCTGGAATAGTTATCCTTACTCATTGAAGGAGAAATCTACTGTATGCAAAGAACTCAATTTAACATATGATATTTGGACCTTGATATTACATATTTACAGTTTCTTGTTGCATATAGGTCCATTAGTTTCTATCAACTTCAAACCATAATAATTCCAGGCCTTGTTTTTGTTAAGAACTTGCTGATgacctttcttttctctttttaattgTTAGGTAGAAAGTCTTGTTAATATACCTATATTAGCtgatataatttaatttttatagttGCATAATTTTCTGTTTAATAACAATAGCAAGAAATTCAGTCAACTTACCTTTATTGTATGTTGTAATGCGGCTCTTCTTATTTCTAGACTGAGTGCTTTTGTTGTTATATgttcaattttttaataaaggTGTTACTTTTCCTGTTATATGTTCAACTGCAAAGATTAACACATTACTGCCTttacttttattctttttatatattctCATTGTATGTGTCTTGTTCTCACTGTTGGCTTAAACTTTAAGGTTtaaagctcttttttttttttttttaaaacaacttTAAAGAAATTCCATTGAAATAAGGATCAGAATTGTGGATATTCTTGAAAGAGACATCATAAAATAGAGAAATTTGAGTAGAAGCAAACAATACTAGCGCATTGTCGAAGGTCtgattttttctctctttatcatcactttttttttccagttttaaaattttcaagatcTGATTGTTTAcattttcatttcttcatttataatttatttgttGTGTTTCTTTTTCTTACATAATTTTATACTGTTAAGTTATTTTAGATTTTCGAGAGTAACTCGTACCTAGTTTTCTGATGCAAGAAATGAGTTGGATAGGAAGAAATCAAATTGGAGTGATTTTTCTATCAACAGTTGATGTATGAAAAAACTCAAATGGAGGCAAAGGAAGGGGGAATTGGGCAGTGAAAACTTAGGTGCTATGTACTTGGGTACTTGATCAGTAGGCATAAACATGAAGCATTACATATGGTCTAAAATAACTTGTTTTGATGCAgaataattttgaaagaaagaaacaagaattaTCAGCTTCTCAAAGTGCATCTGTTGCGGAAGGAGACACTAATTCAGCTAGCCAATCTTCTCAATTAAGTGAAATGGATATCTGGGTGCAATTTGTTGgtggaaagaaaaaaggaagagttGCAGGTCTTGGCTTGTTGGGTCGATCTGTAAAAGCACATAAGCAATCAACATCGGCTTTAGCGGGAGAAATTGATGAGATGATTAAATCCCAGGTACATGCTTCCAATGCTGACTTGTATGCTAAGTTGCGGGAAGAACGACGCAAAAATAAGAGTATGAGGAAAGAATTAgacttgttgaagaagcatgTATACAACGCATCATCTCATGAGCGTTCATCTCAAGAAGACAATCAAGGCTATGAGAATGAAAGTGATGATGACTCTGATAATGTGGATGAAAGTGGTGATGACTCTGATAATGTGGATGCAAGTGATTCTGACTCTGAGACGTGAATGAAAGGGACGATAATCAGGATTGAGATAGTTGATAGTACTATTTAGGATTCAAATTTGagattctttttttcatttcagaATTATACACTATTGACATggatgttatgaattatgttttttttgttataatgATTTATATTAGACTTATGCAGAATGGCGAATATGATAGATATTGTTGAATTGTATAGTAGAATATAatctagaattttaaaaaaatggcatTTTAAAAATGTAGAAACTACCTGGGGAttttgtagaaaatattttgaaccTCATAAATTTTATGTAGGGATTTACCTGCAAAAACAAATATTACATGAGAATTTCATGCGAATATTACTTTGagatttttttgtgaaaaaattaTTACTTAGGGATTTTCTTGGGGTGATTGACTAAATTTTTGTCTAACTATGATATTTACCTACCGATTTACATGCGGATTATTACTTGGGGATTTCCATGGGATGTAGATGCGAAGGTTTCATGGGATTTTTCTTGCGAACATGTCTTCTTGCGGATTTACCTAGGGTTTCTCCTAGGAATCTTCTTGcggaatatttccataaattttacTCACGAATTTTATCCTCCAAATTTCCTACGGATTTACTTAGGAATCTTCATGGGGAATTACTTGCGAATATTTCCTACAGAAATCCGCAGGAAAGTTTGTTTTTAGACGAATTTTTGCTTAGAAAATCTTACAAATTCTTTTGTATTTATCGCAAATAAATCTGCAAATAACGTACCTGCGGATTATAATCCCCAGATAATTTATCTGGGGAATTTATAAATTCGCAGGTAATAATTATCCACGAAggtttttccattgatttcatttcGCAAAAATATCCGCAGCTAACCAAATTACATGGGGATTATAATCCCCAGATAATTTATCTGGGGAATTTATAAATTCGCAGGTAATAATTACCCATGAAGGTTTTTTCATCGGATTTCATATTTGCAAAAATCCCCATGTAATCAGCACTTTTCTTGTAGTGTTTTCAGAATCAACCTAGAGAGGCAAAGGGACCATTTCATCTAGACAAGAGCCAATTGCCTAGTTTTAGGATAAGATATTATAAGACTAATTTTTTTGTTAGTTAAGTGTTAATAGAAGGGGAGGAATTGGTGTACGGCACACCAGTCAATGCCCTATATGCTCAAGGATG
Coding sequences within it:
- the LOC132057060 gene encoding uncharacterized protein LOC132057060 yields the protein MGDAVFKEMKEHWESAAFKEKSEQNKKNRDSNAGASLHIGGCIPHRVIYKTMNNFERKKQELSASQSASVAEGDTNSASQSSQLSEMDIWVQFVGGKKKGRVAGLGLLGRSVKAHKQSTSALAGEIDEMIKSQVHASNADLYAKLREERRKNKSMRKELDLLKKHVYNASSHERSSQEDNQGYENESDDDSDNVDESGDDSDNVDASDSDSET